ACCGCTTCAACAAGGCTCAGCAGGACGCCTTCCTCCCGCACGTGGAAGCCGGCACGATCACCCTCGTCGGCGCGACGACGGAGAATCCGTCGTTCGAAATCAACAGCGCTCTGCTGTCGCGCATGCGCGTCTTCGTGCTCGAGCCGCTCAGCCAAGACGCCCTTCGCCAAATCGTGCGGTTTGCACTGGATGACAATGAGCGCGGCCTTGGATCGCTCCAGCTCGCGATAGACGCCGCCGCGCTCGACCTGCTCGTGTCGGAATCCGACGGCGACGCCCGCCGTGCGCTTACTGCCCTTGAAGCCGCCGCTTCACACCTCTCGGAGGCTGGGACGGCGGACGGTGCGGGGGTCCCCGGCGGGTCGCGTCTTAGCGGGCGCAGCCCGCGTAGCGACCCAAGGGGACTCCCCACCGTCCGCCGCCACGCGATCGATGTCGCCACAGTAAGGGACGCGCTGCAAAAACGCTTCGCGCACCACGACAAATCCGGCGAATGGCATTTCAACATGCTGTCGGCGCTGCACAAGTCGCTCAGGGGGAGCGATCCACAAGGAGCGCTGTATTGGATGGCGCGACTGATCGAGGGCGGGGAAGACCCGATGGTGATCTTTCGGCGATCACTGGCGATGGCCGCCGAGGACATCGGCGTCGCCGACCCGAACGCGCTGCAGGTCGCGGTCGCCGCGCGGCAGGCGTACCACGTGCTCGGCCCGCCCGAAGGCTATCTGCCGCTCGCCGAGATGATCGTGTACCTCGCGACCGCGCCCAAATCGAACTCGGCGTACGTCGCTCTCGGCGCCGCGATGGACGCCGCGCGGGAAACACCCGCGGAGCCGGTGCCGCTGCACATCCGCAATGCCCCGACCAAGCTGATGAAGGACCTCGGCTATCACGAGGGCTATCAGTACGCGCATTCCGATCCGGCGGCGTACACCCCGCAGGAGTACCTGCCCGAGAAGCTTCGCGGGGCGGAGTTTTACAAGCCGGGGCCGTTCGGGTTCGAGAAGGAGATCGCGCGGCGGCTGGCGTGGTGGGCCGGGTTGCGTGATAGGGCAGGGCAGCCAGCTCCGCAGGACGATGATCACGAGCCGTCGGAGTAATCGGCGTCCTCTCGGCGGTACCGGCAATTCGGACGATATCGGTCAGATGAAAAACGTATTGATGCCGGCGGCGCGGCAGCGCATAGTTACATCGCGGGCTTCCTCAGGAGGCTCGCATGCCAGTCACCGCGAAACTTTCCCGCAAGTTCTACGATCGTTTGGGCGACGACATCGCCAACGAGCTCGTGGATTGGTTCAACGCCGTGGATGACACCTACCGAACGCAGCTCCACGAACTGAACGAGCTCAACTGGAACCGTTTCCAGGCGGCCATGGACGCGCGCTTCGCAGTGTTCGAGCTGAAGATGGAGCAAGGCTTCGCGGCGCTCAAAGAGGCTTTCGACGCGAAGATTGACCAGCGTTTTGGCGCGGTGGACGCGCGCTTCACGGCGGTGGACGCGCGTTTCACGGCGATGGATGACCGTTCTGCCGCGTCCGACCTGAAGTTGGAGCAGCGCTTGGCCTCGATGCAGACGCAAATGGCGGAATTCGAGGTACGGGTGGAGCGGCGCCTCGGAGACCAGACCAAGTGGCTGGTCGGTATCTGGCTCGGCACAGTCATTCCGATCGCAGGGATGATCCTGGGCCTGTTCAATTCGATCCGGTAGATGATGATCGTGCTCTGGGTGTTAACCATCGTCCCGCTGGGTTGGCTGCTGATGGTTTTGTTCAGCACGCTCCCCTAGGCCGCCCCTGCCTAAAGCCCTTCACTATTGCGTGGCTGGCGATCGGGCCGTAATGTTCAACCATTGAACAACTACGACCAATCCGACCCATGCCGGTACCCGACTCCTCGCTCCTGAACACGCTGCGCGCGCTCGACGGTAGCCCCCAGCTCACGCAGCGGGAGCTGGCACGCGAGCTGGGCGTGAGCCTGGGGAAGGCGAATTACTGCCTGCGCGCGCTGCTGGCCAAGGGCCTGGTGAAGGCGCACAACTTTCGCAACAGCACCAACAAACGTGGTTACGCATACCTCCTGACGCCTGACGGAGTGGCTGCGAAGGCGAGTCTGACGCGGCGATTTCTGGCGCTCAAGCGCGAGGAATACGACGCGCTGCGGGCAGAGATCGAGCAGCTGCAGGCGGAGAGCGAGACCGCGGCAAAAGCAGGGTAGGAAGAGATTTCGGTGGTTTCCTTGCAATTTCCCTCGGCCTTTCGCGCGCATGTGATTGACCGTGCATCCGGATGCTCATGATCCAGTTCGACAACAGCTCTGCAGACAAGCCGCCCGGGTCCTGGCTCGTGATCTGGACCGAGTCGCGCGCCGAGAAGAAGGTGGCAGCGCGAATCGCCGCGCTGGGCCTTTCGACGTGGCTACCGACCATCACCGAGCGGCGCCGGTGGAGCGACCGCTGGCGGGACGTGGTGTGCCCGCTGTTTCCCGGGTACCTGTTCGCGCGGGCGG
The Gemmatimonadaceae bacterium genome window above contains:
- a CDS encoding replication-associated recombination protein A codes for the protein MRIISLPRTTARAAMPKKHHRPPANAADREQSLFKPPASSQPLAARMRPRTLDEFIGQQHLLAPAKPLRQAIETGTVGSLVFWGPPGTGKTTLGRLIAEYTDREFVPFSAVTEGVQRVREVVAEAAERLELGRGTILFVDEIHRFNKAQQDAFLPHVEAGTITLVGATTENPSFEINSALLSRMRVFVLEPLSQDALRQIVRFALDDNERGLGSLQLAIDAAALDLLVSESDGDARRALTALEAAASHLSEAGTADGAGVPGGSRLSGRSPRSDPRGLPTVRRHAIDVATVRDALQKRFAHHDKSGEWHFNMLSALHKSLRGSDPQGALYWMARLIEGGEDPMVIFRRSLAMAAEDIGVADPNALQVAVAARQAYHVLGPPEGYLPLAEMIVYLATAPKSNSAYVALGAAMDAARETPAEPVPLHIRNAPTKLMKDLGYHEGYQYAHSDPAAYTPQEYLPEKLRGAEFYKPGPFGFEKEIARRLAWWAGLRDRAGQPAPQDDDHEPSE
- a CDS encoding MarR family EPS-associated transcriptional regulator — its product is MPVPDSSLLNTLRALDGSPQLTQRELARELGVSLGKANYCLRALLAKGLVKAHNFRNSTNKRGYAYLLTPDGVAAKASLTRRFLALKREEYDALRAEIEQLQAESETAAKAG